The following coding sequences lie in one Thermomicrobium sp. 4228-Ro genomic window:
- a CDS encoding DUF429 domain-containing protein, which yields MIVFESLIGIDFSAAKDASKRIWIARATPRGERLHIDAVHSAAERFGRTRPHAIDGLVSFLATSAGSLVACDACFGLPLPLVEQPWKEWIHTYPSRFPTAETLRAAGRTADGHERRRLTDRVAGAPFAPTNLRLYRQTDLWLRCILGELVRREVATIAPFQEPEPPKPHLIEVCPAVSLRTWGLPYRGYKGRELVQRAMRSRIARALLEFGIDCSPDVLARLVEQPGGDALDAVLAVVTAWLVSRDGSLQVVLPPEAYREGWIFTGHRPPPAASSR from the coding sequence GTATCTGGATCGCTCGCGCAACACCGCGCGGAGAGCGACTCCACATCGACGCAGTCCATTCGGCGGCCGAACGCTTCGGTCGGACTCGCCCGCACGCGATCGACGGGCTCGTCTCGTTCCTGGCTACGAGCGCTGGAAGCCTCGTCGCGTGCGATGCCTGCTTCGGCCTGCCTCTTCCACTCGTCGAGCAGCCGTGGAAAGAATGGATCCACACCTATCCCTCCCGGTTCCCGACGGCGGAAACGCTCCGGGCAGCTGGTCGCACGGCCGACGGGCATGAACGCCGTCGCCTTACCGACCGAGTGGCAGGTGCACCGTTCGCTCCGACTAACCTCCGATTGTATCGACAGACCGATTTGTGGCTCCGTTGCATCCTCGGTGAACTCGTCCGGCGAGAGGTGGCCACGATCGCACCGTTCCAGGAACCTGAGCCACCCAAGCCACATCTGATCGAAGTCTGTCCTGCAGTATCGTTACGGACCTGGGGCTTGCCGTACCGCGGCTACAAGGGGAGGGAGCTCGTGCAGCGAGCGATGCGCTCTCGGATCGCTCGGGCCCTCCTCGAGTTCGGCATCGACTGCTCACCCGATGTGCTCGCACGCCTCGTCGAGCAGCCGGGTGGTGATGCGCTCGACGCGGTCCTCGCAGTCGTCACCGCTTGGCTCGTCTCGCGAGACGGATCACTTCAGGTTGTCTTGCCACCCGAAGCCTACCGTGAAGGCTGGATCTTCACCGGTCATCGACCGCCTCCTGCTGCAAGCTCGCGATAG
- a CDS encoding glycosyltransferase family 4 protein, whose amino-acid sequence MRILVISPLLPIPPYTGGALRIAYLVRALAREHEVTLVAAAPRGTAIGRACEALAPVTVKVVRAGWVPGEPPSWSKRWLQVRSLFTRQSAQYWTFTRALQRAVQPEDLAVYDVVQVEYSVLGLLPIAEQLPLVLDAHNVEYRVLLRTAAHVSPWRRTWLRWEARRLRRDEETAWRHATFCLATSQVDAEEIARTSQRPVVVVPNGVDVDRFPFPDVDSAEPDHVVFVGTYRYFPNVDAVHWFVREIWPRIRAARPAARCSLVGMDPPASVCSLADVPGVDVVGTVPDVQPWLARATVVVVPLRSGSGTRLKILEAFAAGRPVVSTRIGAEGLAVEHGIHLLLADDPVSFAEAVIQLLADREQRWSLARAARELVEREYAWPRVGEKLLAVYRELAAGGGR is encoded by the coding sequence ATGCGCATTCTCGTCATTTCCCCGCTCTTGCCTATTCCGCCGTACACTGGGGGTGCACTGCGTATCGCCTATCTTGTCCGGGCGCTGGCGAGGGAACATGAGGTAACGCTGGTCGCAGCCGCACCACGGGGGACTGCGATCGGCCGCGCCTGCGAGGCGTTGGCTCCTGTGACGGTCAAGGTCGTGAGAGCTGGTTGGGTTCCGGGCGAACCACCGTCATGGTCGAAGCGGTGGCTGCAGGTGCGTTCGCTCTTCACCCGTCAGTCCGCACAGTACTGGACCTTCACGAGGGCGCTGCAGCGCGCGGTGCAGCCTGAAGACTTGGCAGTGTACGATGTCGTCCAGGTGGAGTACAGCGTGCTCGGGCTCTTGCCGATTGCCGAGCAGCTCCCCCTCGTGCTCGATGCGCACAACGTCGAGTATCGAGTCCTGCTGCGGACAGCGGCGCACGTGTCCCCGTGGCGACGTACCTGGTTGCGCTGGGAGGCGCGTCGCTTGCGGCGAGACGAGGAAACTGCTTGGCGGCATGCTACTTTCTGCTTGGCCACCTCGCAGGTGGATGCTGAGGAAATCGCTCGCACGTCGCAGCGGCCAGTAGTGGTCGTTCCCAACGGAGTCGATGTCGATCGCTTTCCATTCCCGGACGTCGATTCGGCTGAGCCCGATCACGTGGTGTTCGTCGGAACCTACCGGTATTTTCCGAACGTGGACGCAGTGCACTGGTTCGTGCGCGAGATCTGGCCACGAATCCGTGCGGCTCGACCCGCTGCACGGTGCAGTCTGGTGGGGATGGATCCGCCTGCATCGGTGTGCAGTTTGGCTGATGTGCCTGGCGTCGATGTGGTTGGCACGGTACCGGACGTGCAACCCTGGCTCGCTCGCGCGACCGTCGTCGTCGTCCCCTTGCGTTCGGGAAGCGGAACTCGCCTCAAGATCCTGGAAGCTTTCGCCGCGGGACGACCGGTGGTCTCCACGCGGATCGGTGCCGAAGGCTTGGCCGTGGAGCACGGGATACACCTTCTTCTCGCTGACGATCCGGTCTCGTTCGCTGAAGCAGTGATCCAGCTGCTGGCTGACCGAGAGCAGCGGTGGTCGCTCGCGCGTGCAGCGCGGGAACTCGTGGAGAGGGAATACGCTTGGCCACGGGTCGGCGAGAAACTGCTTGCTGTCTATCGCGAGCTTGCAGCAGGAGGCGGTCGATGA
- a CDS encoding phosphotransferase family protein, with protein sequence MSTPIPSGSGLLRQALAQLYPRGEVSLSVATPVPALQQRAWTITVQRKISGTVREHHFLALLLSSSNGVDPASAYDRAAQCGLPTPTILARADDAEHVLLLCAPPPGVTIEYILRHATAPWKVSAAAVSVARFLVELHQCSPDALGLASSMPDATEHRLGQLRVDAADYPAPIRSILDRMLDWIDRQLVRDAPLAPTLNPVRLAALFTTGGDIDCVLGWEHLALRSPADDIADLVSGMQHFDQAVREQFVSVVTAAYVQRSTAPLQDTPARVLLAHLERMVIVTSARASRAAETTSMPNEGMTVALQRAFRAAQNGLTALARHDFTP encoded by the coding sequence ATGTCAACACCCATTCCGTCAGGCAGCGGGCTACTCCGGCAGGCGCTCGCCCAACTGTACCCGCGTGGAGAAGTCTCGCTGAGCGTCGCCACGCCAGTACCAGCGCTCCAACAGCGAGCTTGGACGATTACCGTCCAGCGAAAGATCTCCGGCACCGTTCGTGAGCACCACTTTCTCGCTTTGCTGCTCTCCTCCTCGAACGGCGTCGACCCAGCGTCAGCGTATGACCGGGCAGCACAGTGCGGCTTGCCCACCCCAACCATTCTCGCGCGTGCGGACGATGCGGAGCATGTTCTGCTCCTCTGTGCACCGCCTCCCGGCGTGACGATCGAGTACATTCTGCGCCACGCGACTGCCCCCTGGAAGGTGAGCGCCGCAGCAGTCAGTGTGGCCCGTTTTCTCGTGGAACTGCACCAATGTTCTCCCGATGCGCTGGGTTTGGCTTCCTCGATGCCGGACGCGACGGAACACCGGCTCGGACAGCTCCGTGTCGATGCAGCGGACTACCCCGCACCGATACGGTCGATACTCGACCGGATGCTCGATTGGATCGACCGGCAGCTCGTGCGTGATGCACCGCTCGCACCGACCCTCAACCCAGTTCGTCTCGCTGCACTTTTCACGACAGGCGGCGACATCGACTGTGTGCTCGGTTGGGAGCATCTTGCCCTGCGCTCCCCGGCTGACGACATCGCCGACCTGGTGTCGGGAATGCAGCACTTCGATCAGGCTGTCCGCGAACAGTTCGTTTCGGTGGTGACAGCAGCGTATGTGCAGCGGTCCACTGCGCCGCTGCAGGATACTCCAGCGCGAGTGCTTCTCGCCCATCTCGAGCGGATGGTGATCGTCACCTCGGCGCGCGCCTCGCGCGCCGCGGAAACCACGTCGATGCCGAACGAAGGAATGACCGTTGCGCTGCAGCGAGCATTCCGTGCAGCGCAAAACGGCCTTACCGCCTTGGCTCGTCACGACTTCACACCGTGA
- the aroF gene encoding 3-deoxy-7-phosphoheptulonate synthase, whose translation MILRLRSDADPHERQRLVTVLRDYGLEVTVLTDGGVPVIGINGRGLPEAFADDLARLPIVEAVVASGKAYRLAARAVRPEGTVVQVGSVRIGGRDPVVIAGPCTVESREQLIRTAEAVREAGATLLRGGAFKPRTSPYSFQGLGERGLELLAEARERTGLPIVTEVLDTEHVELVAQYADVLQIGSRNMMNFALLRKVAATGKPVLLKRGFAATVEEWLLAAEYLLAGGNDQVVLCERGVRGFDPATRFMLDLNAVPLVRQLSHLPVIVDPSHGTGLRELVPAMSLAAIAAGAHGLIVEVHIEPEAALVDGRQSIDPTTLADVVRRIRSVRDAIEEPVTV comes from the coding sequence ATGATTCTCCGGCTTCGCTCCGATGCGGATCCCCATGAGCGGCAGAGGCTGGTCACGGTGCTCCGGGACTACGGGCTCGAGGTCACGGTGCTGACGGATGGTGGGGTGCCGGTGATCGGGATCAACGGCCGCGGGCTCCCGGAGGCGTTCGCCGACGATCTCGCTCGCTTGCCGATCGTCGAGGCGGTTGTGGCGAGCGGGAAAGCGTATCGGCTCGCTGCGCGCGCTGTGCGGCCGGAGGGAACGGTCGTGCAGGTGGGTTCAGTCCGCATCGGGGGACGAGACCCGGTCGTCATCGCAGGCCCCTGCACGGTCGAGTCGCGGGAGCAGCTCATCCGCACGGCCGAGGCGGTACGCGAAGCCGGGGCGACGCTTCTCCGGGGAGGTGCGTTCAAGCCGCGCACCTCCCCGTACAGTTTTCAGGGGCTCGGTGAACGCGGCCTGGAACTCCTGGCCGAGGCGCGCGAACGTACCGGCTTACCGATCGTGACCGAGGTGCTCGATACCGAGCACGTCGAGCTCGTGGCACAGTATGCCGACGTGTTGCAGATCGGCAGTCGGAACATGATGAATTTCGCCTTGCTGCGCAAAGTAGCGGCGACGGGAAAGCCGGTGCTGCTCAAGCGCGGCTTCGCTGCGACCGTCGAGGAATGGCTCCTGGCTGCCGAGTACTTACTGGCTGGTGGCAACGACCAGGTGGTGTTGTGCGAGCGGGGCGTGCGCGGTTTCGATCCGGCGACTCGTTTCATGCTGGACCTCAACGCTGTGCCGCTCGTGCGCCAGCTCAGTCACCTGCCGGTGATCGTCGATCCGAGCCACGGCACCGGTTTGCGCGAACTGGTGCCAGCCATGTCGCTCGCAGCGATCGCGGCGGGAGCCCATGGACTGATCGTCGAAGTCCATATCGAGCCGGAGGCAGCACTGGTGGACGGTCGGCAGTCGATCGACCCGACGACGCTCGCCGACGTCGTACGGCGCATACGTTCCGTCCGCGATGCCATCGAGGAGCCCGTCACGGTGTGA